The proteins below are encoded in one region of Populus alba chromosome 2, ASM523922v2, whole genome shotgun sequence:
- the LOC118052797 gene encoding uncharacterized protein: protein MSSFEFDKVKAEKADAMRRYNRMRYSHYFLEAVGALVLLWCSFSCFTVITQIASHYLSYSNRKIYVFVLANMFIVLIVYLSSTRAHNNDQNDNPFQDDIYDEYVSFSSNSSPRWKTTTHEDKQLVVSSLLEKPVQVEEKDLPVRETDTLYDDKQIVYWEKTVDAAKVEEEEKTVRDLTLFEEQKRCWRTRSARNGKENRECSREFGRSETETGSWEITSSVIKTSTRLNYNTPAAAKKSMQEMDNDEFRHAVETFIADKKKILREEQYLAINYR from the coding sequence ATGTCGTCCTTTGAATTTGACAAAGTGAAGGCTGAGAAAGCCGATGCTATGAGAAGGTACAACAGAATGAGATACTCTCACTACTTTTTGGAAGCAGTGGGAGCTTTAGTCTTGCTTTGGTGCTCCTTTTCTTGCTTCACTGTCATAACACAAATCGCCTCTCATTATCTCTCCTATTCTAACCGGAAAATCTATGTTTTTGTGCTCGCAAACATGTTCATAGTTCTAATTGTCTATCTTTCATCCACAAGAGCCCACAACAATGACCAAAACGACAACCCATTCCAAGACGATATCTACGACGAATACGTTTCCTTCTCCTCCAACTCCTCTCCTCGTTGGAAAACAACAACCCACGAGGACAAACAGTTGGTTGTTTCATCGTTGCTAGAGAAACCAGTTCAAGTAGAGGAGAAGGATCTTCCAGTCCGTGAGACAGATACCTTATACGACGACAAACAAATAGTCTACTGGGAGAAAACTGTTGATGCTGCCAAAGttgaagaggaggagaagacAGTTCGTGATCTTACACTGTTTGAAGAGCAGAAGCGTTGCTGGAGGACGCGATCAGCGCGGAATGGAAAAGAGAACAGGGAATGTTCACGAGAGTTTGGAAGATCGGAGACAGAGACTGGAAGCTGGGAAATTACGTCGTCTGTGATCAAGACCAGTACTCGCCTTAATTATAACACTCCGGCCGCCGCGAAAAAGTCGATGCAGGAGATGGATAATGACGAATTTAGGCATGCCGTTGAGACGTTTATTGCTGATAAGAAGAAGATTTTGAGAGAGGAACAGTATTTGGCTATTAATTATAggtga